The window AGGTCTGCCGCAGGATCGCGCCGGGCGTACCGAGAACTGGCGTCGTGCGGCTCACGTTGCGCGTCAGTTCAACGAAGCCGGTCTGCTGACCCTCGCTGCTTTCGTTGCGCCGAGCGCCGAAGGTCGTGAACAGGCACGAGAGCTGATCGGCAAAGAACGTCTGCTGACGGTCTACGTCCAGGCTTCGCCGACTGTGTGCGCCGAGCGTGACCCGCAAGGCCTGTACGCGGCAGCCGGGGACAACATCCCGGGCGAGTCCTTCCCGTACGACGTGCCGCTGGATGCCGATCTGGTTGTCGACACCCAGTCCGTGACGCTGGAAGAAGGCGTCAAGCAAGTGCTGGATCTGCTTCGCAAGCGTGGCGCGATCTAAGCGTTAGCCGATAATAAAAAACCCGCCGATGAGTGATCATCCGGCGGGTTTTTTTTGAGTGCGGCTCGGTCAAATGTGGGAGCGGGCTTGCTCGCGAAAGCGGTGGATCAGTCAGCATCTATGTTGAATGTCAGTCCGTATTCGCGAGCAAGCCCGCTCCCACATTGGTTCAGCGGCGGTCTGGATACTCGCGATGCATCTGCCCCAGCAACGCATCCTTGTCCTGCCACAACTGGTTGATCCAGCCCTGAAACTGCAGTCGGTACTCGCCGTCCTGGTCGTAGTTCTTGCCAATGAACTGCGGCGGAATCTTCAGCTCTTCAAAGTGCACCACCACGTCCGCAATATTCCCGCACAGCAAGTCCCAGAATCCTGGACGCCCGGCAGGGTAGTGGATGGTCACGTTGACCAGGGACTCAAGCTGCTCGCCCATTGCATCGAGCACGAAAGCAATGCCGCCCGCCTTGGGCTTGAGCAGATACTTGAACGGTGATTGCTGTTGCTTGTGCTTGCCCTCGGTGAAGCGCGTGCCTTCGACAAAGTTGAAAATGCCCACTGGGTTGTTGCGAAACTTTGCGCAGGTCTTGCGGGTGGTTTCCAGGTCCTTGCCTTTCTTCTCCGGATGCTTCTCCAGATACGCCTTCGAATAGCGCTTCATGAACGGAAAGCCCAGCGCCCACCACGCCAGTCCAATCACCGGCACCCAGATCAGCTCCTGTTTGAGAAAGAACTTCAGCGGCTGGATGCGCCGGTTGAGCACGTATTGCAGCACCAGAATGTCGACCCAACTCTGGTGGTTGCTGGTGATCAGGTACGAGTGCTGGTAGTCGAGCCCTTGCAGGCCGCTGATGTGCCAGCGGGTGCGGCGCACCAGGTTCATCCAGCCCTTGTTGATACTGATCCAGGCTTCGTGGGTATGGCTCATCAACCAGCCCGCAATGCGCTGGGTAAAGGCGAACGGCAACACCTTGACGAGCGCCACGCAGAACAGAAACGAGCAGAGCAAAATCGTGTTCAGGGCCAACAACAGTGAGGCAATCACGCCTCGCAGTGGTGCGGGTAGAAAATCCAGCATTTAAACATCCATAGGTCGGTTGGCTGCCTGGATCGCGGTCAGCGCGATGGTGTAGACGATGTCGTCGACTTGCGCGCCGCGCGGCAAATCGTTCACCGGTTTGCGCAGGCCTTGCAGCATCGGCCCGAGGCTGACGCAGTCGGCGCTGCGCTGCACGGCTTTGTGGGTGGTGTTGCCAGTGTTGAGGTCGGGGAACACGAACACCGTGGCGCGACCGGCCACCTGGCTGTTCGGTGCCATTTGCCGGGCCACGGCTTCGTTGGCGGCGGCGTCGTACTGCAACGGGCCGTCGATCAACAGCGAGTGCTGTTGTTCGTGGGCCAGCAGCGTCGCTTCGCGGACCTTCTCGACTTCTTCGCCACTGGCCGACTCACCGCTGGAGTAGCTGATCATCGCCACTCGCGGGGTGATGCCGAACGCCGCTGCCGAATCCGCACTTTGCAGTGCAATCTCGGCCAGCTCGCTGGCGCTTGGGTGCGGGTTCATCACGCAGTCGCCATAGACCAGCACTTCTTCTGGAAACAGCATGAAGAACACCGACGACACCAGTGTGCAACCCGGTGCGGTTTTAATCAGTTGAAGGGCCGGGCGAATGGTGTTGGCGGTGGAGTGAATCACGCCCGACACCAGTCCATCGACTTCATCCAGCGCCAGCATCATGGTGCCGATCACCACGGTGTCTTCCAGTTGCTGCTCGGCCATCGGCGCGTTGAGACTTTTGCTTTTGCGCAGCGAAACCATCGGCTCGACGTAGCGTTCGCGGATCAGGTCCGGATCCAGAATTTCCAGCCCCGGTGGCAACTCGATCCCTTGGGCGCGGGCAACGGCCTGCACGTCTTCGGGTTTGGCCAACAACACACAACGGGCAATGCCTCGGGCTTGGCAGATTGCGGCCGCTTGAACGGTCAGTGGCTCGCTGCCTTCGGGCAGGACGATGCGTTTGTTGGCGTTCTGCGCGCGCTGGATCAGTTGATAGCGGAACACCGCTGGCGACAGGCGCATTTCGCGTGGCGTGCCGCAACGCTGGTGCAGCCACTTGGCATCGAGATGACTGGCAACGAAATCAGTGATGATCTCGGCGCGTTCGCGGTCGTCGATCGGGATTTCCTTGTTCAGCCCGTTCAACTGGTTGGCGGTGTCGTAAGAACCGGTACTCACCGACAACACCGGCAAGCCTGCCTGCAACGCGCCCCGGCACAAATCCATGATGCGCGGGTCGGGCAGGGTGTCGCTGGTCAGTAACAGGCCGGCCAGCGGTACGCCGTTCATGGCCGCGAGGCTGACGGCGAGGATGATGTCGTCGCGATCGCCGGGGGTCACCACCAGCACGCCGGGCTTGAGCAGCTCCACGGTGTTGCGCATGGTGCGCGCGCAGATGATGATTTTGGTCATGCGCCGGGTTTCATAATCGCCTGCGTTGAGCACTTGTGCGCCCATCAGATCAGCAACGTCACGGGTGCGCGGCGCGTTCAGTTCCGGTTGGAACGGAATGCAACCCAACAAGCGGAAATCGCCGCTGCGCAACAGCGGTGAATGCTCCTTCAGGCGCGAGGCGAAGGCTTCCATGCTTTCGTCGGTCTTGACCTTGTTGAGGATCACACCGAGGACTTTCGGGTCTTTCGGGCCGCCAAACAATTGGGCCTGCAACTCCACGCGACCGGAGAGTTCGGTCAGCACTTCGTTTTCCGGCGCCGACACCAGAATCACCTCGGCGTCGAGACTCTTGGCCAGGTGCAGATTGACCCGCGCGGCGTAACTGGCGCTGCGCGTCGGCACCATGCCTTCGACGATCAACACATCCTTGCCGATGGCGGCCTGCTGATAAAGCGTAATGATTTCTTCGAGCAACTCATCCAGCTGACCGTCGCCAAGCATGCGCTCGACATGTGCCAGTCCCAGCGGCTGCGGCGGTTTCAGGCCGTGGGTGCGGGCCACCAGTTCGGTGGAGCGCTCAGGCCCGGTGTCACCCGGATGCGGTTGGGCGATCGGTTTGAAAAAGCCGACCTTGAGGCCGGCGCGCTCAAGCGTACGCACCAGCCCGAGGCTGATGGAGGTCAGACCCACGCCAAAATCGGTGGGTGCGATAAAAAAAGTTTGCATGCGGATTCTCTAAAGGAGCAGGCAAAGGTGAACGCCTATAGCTGGCGATCTACCGAAATTCAGTCGCCAAGGTTATCGCTAACCGAGCCTTGTGCGCACCAACCGCAAGCAAAGGGCTGGCCTATTTTTTCAAGACGTTGCGCAGGGTCCATGACCCAGGCCCGCGATTGCCACGGTGGCTGGTGTCGCAGGTGTTGAGTGTGGCCGCAGGAAAGTTCGGCCACCCAGTGGCCGTCCTCGTCCTGATGGAAGCCTGTGATCGTCGCAACCCGTTTGTCCGGGTTGTGTTCGCTTTCGGACGATTGCTTCGCTAAACTTGGCCTTTCTATATTCTTATGCAAAAGGTCTCGCCCCATGCTGATCGCCGCCAATAAGGCTGTCTCCATCGACTATACCCTGACCAACGACGCTGGTGAGGTCATCGACAGCTCCGCCGGCGGCGCGCCGCTGGTCTACCTGCAAGGCGCAGGTAACATCATCCCGGGTCTGGAAAAGGCTCTGGAAGGCAAAGCAGTCGGCGACGAGCTGACCGTAGCCGTTGAACCTGAAGACGCTTACGGCGAATACGCTGCCGAACTGGTCAGCACCCTGAGCCGCAGCATGTTCGAAGGCGTCGACGAACTGGAAGTGGGCATGCAGTTCCACGCTTCCGCTCCGGACGGCCAGATGCAGATCGTGACCATCCGCGATCTGGACGGCGACGACGTCACCGTCGACGGCAACCACCCGTTGGCTGGTCAGCGCCTGAACTTCCAGGTCAAGATCATCAGCATCCGTGATGCCAGCCAGGAAGAAATCGCTCATGGTCACGTCCATGGCGAAGGTGGCCATCACCACTGATTTTCTGCGCTAAGCTTTCGAGAACTGGAGAGGCGCCCCGAGGGCGCCTTTTTAGTCTGCGGCTGTCCCAAGCGACACCGCCAAGTGGCTGTTTCGAGAAGAACACGGGAATCTGGAGTACGTCATGAGTGCTTTTCACGACCTTAATTTGACAGCCCTGGATGGTCAGGCGCTACCTTTGGCGCCTTTCAAGGGGCACGTCGTGCTGGTGGTCAACGTTGCCTCCAAATGTGGCCTGACCCCACAGTACGCGGCATTGGAAAACCTCTACCAGCAATACAAGGGCAAGGGTTTCAGCGTGCTTGGCCTGCCGTGCAACCAGTTTGCCGGGCAGGAACCGGGTTCCGAGCAAGAGATCCAGGAGTTTTGCAGCCTCAACTATGGCGTGACTTTTCCGTTGTCCAGCAAGCTGGAAGTCAACGGTCATGAGCGTCATCAGCTGTACAAGCTGCTGGCCGGCGAGGGCGCCGAATTCCCCGGCGACATTACCTGGAACTTCGAGAAGTTCCTGCTGGGTAAGGACGGGCGTGTGCTGGCGCGGTTTTCCCCGCGTACACCACCGGATGATCCGGCCGTGGTTCAGGCGATTGAAAAAGCCCTGAGCTGATACAGCAACTTCAAAAGATCGCAGCCTTCGGCAGCTCCTACAGGTGTACACATTCTTCTGTAGGAGCTGCCGAAGGCTGCGATCTTTTACTTTGTGTCTTTTGACTCTTAATCAACAAAATCAATAATGCTGTTCAAGGCGTCGGACTCTCCATATTATCGCCGTCATAAAGTCATTCTTCCGTGGAGCGTCCCATGCCCGTAAAAGCCCTGTTCAAACCGTTCCACCTCGGCACCCTCGAACTGCCGACCCGTGTCGTCATGGCGCCGATGACCCGCTCGTTCTCACCCGGTGGCGTACCGAATTCCAAAGTGATCGAGTACTACCGTCGTCGCGCGGCGGCTGGCGTCGGCCTGATCATCACCGAAGGCACCACCGTCGGCCACAAGGCTTCCAACGGCTACCCGAATGTTCCGCATTTCTATGGTGACGCGGCATTGGCCGGCTGGAAGAAAGTCGTTGATGCAGTGCACGCCGAAGGCGGCAAGATCGTTCCGCAGCTGTGGCATGTGGGCAGCGTGCGCCGCATCGGCACCGAGCCAGACGCCAGTGTGCCGGGTTACGGTCCGTCGGAAAAAATCAAAGACGGTCAGGTCGTAGTCCACGGCATGACCCAGCAAGACATTCAGGACGTGATCGCTGCGTTCGCCCAAGCCGCCAAGGATGCCCAGAGCATCGGCATGGACGGCGTGGAAATCCACGGTGCCCACGGCTATCTGATCGACCAGTTCTTCTGGGAAGGCAGCAACCAGCGTACCGATGAATACGGCGGCAGCCTGGCCAATCGCTCGCGTTTCGCCATCGAGCTGATTCAGGCAGTGCGTGCAGCGGTCGGTGAAGGTTTCCCGATCATTTTCCGTTTCTCGCAGTGGAAGCAGCAGGATTACACCGCGCGTCTGGTGCAGACGCCGGAAGCCTTGGGTGAATTTCTCAAGCCGTTGTCTGACGCCGGCGTGGATATTTTCCACTGCTCGACGCGCCGTTTCTGGGAGCCGGAGTTCGACGGTTCCGAACTGAACCTGGCTGGCTGGACCCGCAAGCTCACCGGCAAGCCGACCATCACCGTAGGCAGCGTCGGCCTGGATGGCGAGTTCCTGCAGTTCATGGTCAACACCGACAAGGTCGCGCAACCGGCCAGCCTGGAAAAACTGCTGGAGCGTTTGAACAACGATGAGTTCGACCTGGTGGCGGTCGGTCGTGCGCTGTTGGTGGATCCGGACTGGGCGCAGAAAGTGCGTGACGGTCGTGAGGAAGACATCCTGCCGTTCAGCCGTGAGGCGTTGATGACGCTGGTTTAAGCCTGATCAATCCCCATCGCCAGCAGGCTGGCTCCCACAGGTTCTGTGTACACCGCAGATCCCATGTGGGAGCCAGCCTGCTGGCGATGAGGGACTCCAAGTCAGCAAAACATCAGGGCACCGTCGGCGCATTCGGCACCACCTGCTCCCCAACACAAGCACCCCGCAACTGCCCTTCAAATTGTTCAATGATCGCCGCCCAACCCTGCCGACTGGCATGCTGGCGCGCATTGAGCCGCACGCAGCGCAAGGTTTCGCGCTCTTCCAGCAACCACACCGCCGCATCGCAGAACGCCTCTTCGTCCCCCGGCATCGCCAACACGCCGTTGTAGCCATGGCGGATATGCTGCGCCGCTGCAGCCTGATCGTAAGCCACTACGCCCAACCCTGAAGCCAGCGCCTCCAGCACCACATTGCCGAAGGTTTCAGTCAGGCTGGGAAACAGAAACACATCCCCCGATGCATAGTGACTGGCCAGGGCTTCGCCGCGTTGGGCGCCGCAGAAGATCGCTTCGGGCATTTCGCTTTCCATCAGCAGGCGTTGCGGGCCATCGCCCACCACGATCAGCTTCAGGTTGCGCTGTGGATAAGTCGCCTTGAGGGTGTTGAAGCAGCGCTTGAGCAAACCCAGGTTTTTCTCCTGCGCCAAACGTCCTACATGGATGACGGCAATGTCGTTCTCGCCCAGTCCCCATTGCTCGCGCAGCGCATTCAAGCGTTTGGCCGGGTGAAACAACTGGCTGTCGACGCCACGAGACAGCAAAGCCAGGCGCTCGAAATGCCGGCGCTCCAGTTCCATGCGCTGGCTGACACTCGGCACCAGCGTGAGGTTCGAACGATTGTGGAACCAGCGCAGGTAGTGGGTCAGCAGGCGCGTCAGCAAACCGAGGCCGTACTGGCTGGAATACTGCTGGAAATTGGTGTGAAAGCCGCTGACCACCGAAATGCCCAAACGCCGCGCCGCGCGCAATGCCGACAAGCCCAGTGGTCCCTCGGTGGCGATGTACAGCACATCCGGGCGCTGACGTTTCCATCGTCGCAGCAATTTGTGCATCGACGACTGTCCCCACTGCAAACCGGGATATCCCGGCAGCGGCCAGCCTCGGCACAGCAGCAATGCATCGTCGCTGCCTGCTGATTGATCGCAGCCCTGGCGCGGTCGCACCAATTCCACCTGATGCCCGCGCGCGCGCAAACCGTCGCACAAGCGACCAAGGGTATTGGCCACGCCGTTGATTTCGGGAGGAAAGGTTTCGGTGATCAGGGTGATATGCAGAGCTGTCGTCATGACCTCAGTGTCGGCTGAGGCCATGTCGACGTTGTGACGGGCAGATGATGGATTTGTTACTGGCTCAGCGCTGGACCACCAGGTTTTCGGCACCGCGCTCGCGGACCCAGAACAACGTCGCCCCCGCCACGGCCGCCGGCATCATCAGGATGTTGACCACCGGGATCAGCAACACCAGATACACGCTGCCGCCAAAACCCATGCTCTGCCAGCGCTTCTGCCGCAGCCAGGCGAGCATTTCGTTCCAGCCGAGTTTGTGGTTATCCGCCGGGTAGTCGATGTACTGGATCGCCATCATCCATACCCCGAACAGCAGCCACAGTGGCGCGGCGATGATGTTCACCACCGGGATGAACGACAGGATGAACAAGCCGATTGCCCGGGGCAGGAAGTAACCGAGCTTGCGCATTTCCCGGGCCAGGGTGCGCGGGATCATCGCGACCAGTTCGCCCCAGCTGAAGGCTGGGAAGTCGTCGGTGCCGCGCACCACCACTTCGACTTTCTCCGCGAGAAAACCGTTGAACGGCGCAGCGATGATGTTGGCGAGCATGGTGAAGGTGAAGAACACCATGAATATCACCAGCACCACGAACAGCGGCCAGAGAATGTAACTGAGAAAACTCAGCCACTCGGGCAGGGACGGCATCAGCGTATCGACCCACAGGCTGAACTGGTGGCCGGCCAGATAGATCAATCCGACGAACAGCACCAGGTTGATCGCCAGCGGCAACAATACGAACAAACGCAGGCTTGGGCTGAGGACCAGTTTGAGGCCTTCGCGCAGGTATTGCGGGCCAGACAGAACGGGGGCGGGCATAACGTGCTCCGAGCAGAGGGTAAACGCGCCGACCTTACCGGCTTTGCCTGACCGGCGAAAGCGCGGCAGCGGTATCGACATTCACTGTAACAAAGGCGTCCTGAAAATCACGCTGACGGGATAGAGACCACCTATGAGCTGGATTGTTAAACCGTATTTCCTTAATCTTCGCCCCCTCGATACGCTGCACCCAATCTTTTTACAGGACGGTCGTGTTCAAGCCTTCCCCAAGTGCTTTCAACCGTTCTTTTTTATTCCCGCCGGTGATCCGGCGTTCCGCGCCAGGTGTTCCGGGCCGGTCAACAGGAGCAGGTCATGTCTGAAGTCCGTCATTCGCGAGTGATTATTCTCGGTTCCGGCCCTGCCGGTTACAGCGCTGCGGTATACGCCGCCCGTGCCAACCTCAAGCCACTGCTGATCACCGGCATGCAGGCCGGTGGTCAACTGACCACCACCACCGAAGTCGACAACTGGCCGGGCGACGTCCACGGCCTGACCGGCCCGGCGCTGATGGAGCGGATGCGCGAGCACGCCGAGCGTTTTGAAACCGAGATCGTTTTCGATCACATCAATGCCGTGGACTTCGCTTCCAAGCCGTACACCCTGATCGGCGACAGCGCGACCTACACCTGCGACGCCCTGATCATCGCCACCGGTGCCAGCGCTCGTTACCTGGGCCTGCCATCGGAAGAAGCGTTCATGGGCAAAGGCGTGTCGGCCTGCGCAACGTGCGACGGTTTCTTCTATCGCAACAAGCCTGTGGCTGTGGTCGGCGGCGGCAACACCGCGGTTGAAGAAGCCCTGTACCTGGCCAACATCGCCAGCACCGTAACCCTGATCCACCGTCGCGAAACCTTCCGCGCCGAGAAGATCCTGATCGACAAGCTCAACGCTCGCGTGGCCGAAGGCAAGATCATCCTGAAGCTGAACGCGACCCTGGACGAAGTCCTGGGCGACAACATGGGCGTGACCGGTGCCCGCCTGAAGAACAACGACGGCAGCTTCGACGAAGTGAAAGTCGACGGCGTGTTCATCGCCATCGGCCACACCCCGAACACTTCGCTGTTCGAAGGCCAGTTGACCCTGAAAGACGGCTACCTGGTTGTGCACGGCGGCCGTGACGGCAACGCCACCGCCACCAACCTCGAAGGCATCTTCGCTGCCGGTGACGTGGCTGACCACGTGTACCGTCAAGCCATCACCTCGGCCGGCGCCGGTTGCATGGCGGCACTGGATGCCGAGCGTTACCTCGACAATCTGCAGAACGCTTGATTCTGTTTTCGTCGAAATGAAAAACCGGCTTCGGCCGGTTTTTTGTGCGCACGATTTAATGCCTGATCACAATCCATTGTGGGAGCGGGCTTGCTCGCGAAAGCGTCGTTTCAGGTGGCATTAACATTGACTGTCGCACCGCATTCGCGAGCAAGCCCGTTCCCACAGGGTGATGTGTTCAGGTCAGTTTGGCCAGGCAAGCCTCAAGAATATCCAGCCCTTCCTCCAGCACCGCTGCCTCGGTGGTCAACGGCGCCAACAGCCGAATGATGTGCCGCGACTTTCCGCTAGGCATCAGCAGCAAACCGGCGTCCCGCGCCAATGCCAGCAATTGCGTCAACTGCGCCGCTGCGGGCGAGCCGTCGGCATTCGCCAGTTCGATGCCGCGCATCGCGCCAACACCGGTCAGGCGTCCCAGATACGGCGACAGCTTGCTCGCGCGCCAGGTTTCGTAACGGCTGACAATCGCCTCTTCCTGCTGCGTACCCCACGCTTGCAGATTGGCATCGGTCATTTCGTCCAGCGTCGCCAATGCAGCGGCGCAGGCGATGGGGTTGCCGGAATAGGTGCCGCCGAGCCCGCCCTTGGGCAAGATGTCGAGCAGCGATTTGCGCCCGACGACCGCACCGAGCGGCACGCCACCGGCGATGCTTTTACCGAGCAGGATCAGGTCCGGCTCGATGCCCAGCCGCGAGAACGCAAAACGCTGACCGGTGCGGCCGAAGCCGGACTGGATTTCATCGGCGATCAGCACAATGCCCTTCTCGTCGCAGAATTTGCGCAGCGCCTGGGCGAACTCGACGTCCATGGCCAGGAAACCCGCTTCGCCCTGCACCGGTTCGACGATGAAGCAGGCCACGTCCTCGACGTCGATTTCAACGCTGAACAACCGATCCATGGCCTTCAGCGCTTCAGCGCAAGTCACGCCGTTGTCCTGGCTGGGGAAGGGCAGGTGATACACCGGCCCCGGCAGTACGCCGACTTTCTGTTTGTAAGGCGCGACTTTGCCGTTGAGGTTGAGCGTGGCCAGGGTGCGACCGTGGAAGGCGCCATCGAAGGCGATCACGGCCGTGCGGCCGGTCGCCCCACGGACGATCTTCAGCGCGTTCTCAGCCGCTTCGGCGCCGCTGTTGGTGAGCATGCCGCTGACCGGATAATCGACCGGGATAAACGCGCTGAGGCGCTCCATCAAGTCGATGTAAGGGCCATGAGGCGCGGCGTTGAATGCGTAGTGGGTCAGGCGCGTGGCTTGTTCGCGAATGGCTTCGACGATTCGAGGATGGCAATGGCCGAGGTTGAGTACGCCGATGCCACCGACGAAGTCGATGTAGCGTTTGCCATCGGTGTCCCAGACCTCGGCGTTTTTGCCGTGGCTGAGCGTGACAGGGTGAACGATATTGATCGACTGACTGATGGTTTCGCTGCGCATGGATGACCGGCTCGGAAGAAGGAGGACTTCTTTTTATCTAAGCCGTCAGCAGCGGTAGGGGGCAAACGAAATAAAGTTGCCGGGTCAATCTTAAAAGTCTGGATGTGTTGCTAGAACCTGTAGGAGCACGGCTTGCCGGCGATGGCGATTTCAAGTGCGCCATCGCCGGCAAGCCACGCTCCTACAGAAAAGCTATCAGCGGCGGGTCAGCGGCTGTTGAGCGAACTTCACACCCGCCAGGCCATGGGCGATCAACGCACGGATATTGCCGTGATCGCTGCCTTCAGGAGTAGCCAGCACGGAGCGGTAATGCTCGCCGAACGCCAACAGCGCTTCTTCATCGCTAAGGCCTTCCAGCAACGCCAGACCCAGGGTCTTGCACGAACCTTCGTTCTGCCCGGCAGCGTTTTCCACGCCGCCATTGTTGAAGGCCTGGGGCTGATAGTCGTAGCCGGCGGCGATGAAGGCCAGGGTGTCGGCGAAGGCATGTTCGCCGCTCTTGAGGCTGGCGCGCAGGGTGTTCAAATCACTCATTGGGTTTTCCTTTGGCGAACGCCGCTTGTTGTTCGGCGTTGGCTTCTTGCTGATATTGGGCTTTCCACTCGGCGTATGGCATGCCGTAAACCACTTCGCGGGCGTCGTCGAGGCTGACCTCGATCTGGCGCTCGTCGGCGGCGGCCTTGTACCACTTGGACAGGCAGTTGCGGCAGAAACCCGAGAGGTTCATCAGGTCGATGTTCTGCACATCCTTGCGGCTATCCAGGTGCGCGACGAGCCGGCGAAAGGCGGCGGCTTCGAGTTCCAGGCGTTGTTGGTCGTTCATGGCGGGCTCTGTGTGACTCAATCGTGCGCGGATGATAAGAGTCTGACGGGCAATGCGCCAGACGCGCTCAGCGGCTCGCCGCCAGCGTAATCGACACCGACTCGGCAAATCGCAGGGCATGAGGCTTGTCGACTTCGACCTCGGCGTACAGCACCGACTTGTTGGCCATGACCAGATCGAGAATTTCCTGGGTCAGGCGTTCGAGCAGGGCAAAGCGGTTGCCCTCGACGTGAGCGATGATCGCCTTGGTGATGGTCCGGTAATTCAGCGCGTGATCGATATCGTTGTCACGCACCGCTTCCTGGGCCGCATAGAGGATGGTCAGGTTGATCAACACATCCTGCTTGTTGAGGATTTCATCCTCGTTGATACCGATGTAGGTGCGCAGGCACAGGTCCTTGACCCGGATGCGTGCCATGCCTGGTTGAAGTTGTGGCATTACTACTTGCTCCGTCCAATCAATTGCAGGAACTCCTGACGGGTGTTGCTCGACTCGCGGAACGCACCGAGCATCACCGAGGTGTTCATGGTCGAATTCTGTTTCTCGACGCCGCGCATCATCATGCACATGTGCCTGGCTTCGATGACAACGGCGACACCCGCCGCGCCGGTGACTTGCTGCACCGCCTCGGCGATTTGCCGGGTGAGGTTTTCCTGGATTTGCAGGCGACGGGCGAACATGTCCACCAGCCGCGCAATCTTCGATAGGCCCAGCACTTTGCCTGTTGGAATATAAGCCACATGCGCCTTGCCGATGAAGGGCAGCATGTGATGTTCGCAAAGCGAATAGAGCTCGATGTTGTCGACGATCACCATTTCATCGTTGTCGGAGGCGAACAGCGCGCCGTTGACGATCTCTTCGACACTTTGCTCGTAGCCATGACAAAGGTACTGCATGGCCTTGGCCGCACGCACCGGGGTGTCTCGCAGGCCTTCGCGATCGGGGTTTTCACCGAGGCCGATGAGGATCTCGCGATAGCTCTGGGACAGGGCGTTCTGGTGCAGGGATTGCGTCATGGAAGATCCTCGCGGGACACTTATTTGATGTGCCTTCCGCCGTTGACGGTCAGGGTCGTGCCGGTGACATAAGGGTTGTCGAGCAAATAGCGCAGGCTGTGATAGATCACTTCGCTGCCGGGTTCGATGCCCAGCGCGGACTTGGCCAATGCCTTGGCGCGGTAGGCTGCGTCGTCGTCAGGATTGAACAGTAGCAGGGCCGGCGCAATTGCGTTGACCTTGATGGTTGGCGCGTATTTGGCGGCGAAAGACAGGGTCAGGCTGTCGAGCCCGGCTTTGCTGGCGCAATAACCGATGTGCTTGCTGCTGCCCTTGCGGGTTACGTCATCGCTGATGTGCACGATGTCGGCAGGGCTTGAGCGTTGCAGCAAGTCGGCGCAATGCAGGTTGATCAGGTAGGGCGCGAGCATGTGCACGCTGAACATGCGGGTGAACGCTTCGGCATCGGTGTCCGGGGTTTCGGCCAGCCATTCGGAAGCGTTATGGACGATTGCCCGCAGGCTGTCGGTATGGGTTTTCAGTTCGCTGATGAAGGCGAAAATTCCGGCTTCGCTGGAAAAGTCCGCAAACACCGCCGTCGCCCCCAGATCCCGCAGGGTTTGCACGCCGGGGCGTTCGCTGCGGTAGCTGAAGATCACGCGATGGCCGTCTTCGAGCAGGCGCTGCGCACAATGCAGGCCGACACGCTGGCCGGCACCGGTGATGAGGATGGGGGCTGCGGAAGAAGTCATGAACGGCTCGCATCGCGGTAAGAGCA of the Pseudomonas sp. MAG733B genome contains:
- a CDS encoding aspartate aminotransferase family protein, with the translated sequence MRSETISQSINIVHPVTLSHGKNAEVWDTDGKRYIDFVGGIGVLNLGHCHPRIVEAIREQATRLTHYAFNAAPHGPYIDLMERLSAFIPVDYPVSGMLTNSGAEAAENALKIVRGATGRTAVIAFDGAFHGRTLATLNLNGKVAPYKQKVGVLPGPVYHLPFPSQDNGVTCAEALKAMDRLFSVEIDVEDVACFIVEPVQGEAGFLAMDVEFAQALRKFCDEKGIVLIADEIQSGFGRTGQRFAFSRLGIEPDLILLGKSIAGGVPLGAVVGRKSLLDILPKGGLGGTYSGNPIACAAALATLDEMTDANLQAWGTQQEEAIVSRYETWRASKLSPYLGRLTGVGAMRGIELANADGSPAAAQLTQLLALARDAGLLLMPSGKSRHIIRLLAPLTTEAAVLEEGLDILEACLAKLT
- a CDS encoding HopJ type III effector protein, coding for MSDLNTLRASLKSGEHAFADTLAFIAAGYDYQPQAFNNGGVENAAGQNEGSCKTLGLALLEGLSDEEALLAFGEHYRSVLATPEGSDHGNIRALIAHGLAGVKFAQQPLTRR
- the folX gene encoding dihydroneopterin triphosphate 2'-epimerase, whose translation is MPQLQPGMARIRVKDLCLRTYIGINEDEILNKQDVLINLTILYAAQEAVRDNDIDHALNYRTITKAIIAHVEGNRFALLERLTQEILDLVMANKSVLYAEVEVDKPHALRFAESVSITLAASR
- the trxB gene encoding thioredoxin-disulfide reductase, translated to MSEVRHSRVIILGSGPAGYSAAVYAARANLKPLLITGMQAGGQLTTTTEVDNWPGDVHGLTGPALMERMREHAERFETEIVFDHINAVDFASKPYTLIGDSATYTCDALIIATGASARYLGLPSEEAFMGKGVSACATCDGFFYRNKPVAVVGGGNTAVEEALYLANIASTVTLIHRRETFRAEKILIDKLNARVAEGKIILKLNATLDEVLGDNMGVTGARLKNNDGSFDEVKVDGVFIAIGHTPNTSLFEGQLTLKDGYLVVHGGRDGNATATNLEGIFAAGDVADHVYRQAITSAGAGCMAALDAERYLDNLQNA
- a CDS encoding glycosyltransferase family 1 protein; its protein translation is MASADTEVMTTALHITLITETFPPEINGVANTLGRLCDGLRARGHQVELVRPRQGCDQSAGSDDALLLCRGWPLPGYPGLQWGQSSMHKLLRRWKRQRPDVLYIATEGPLGLSALRAARRLGISVVSGFHTNFQQYSSQYGLGLLTRLLTHYLRWFHNRSNLTLVPSVSQRMELERRHFERLALLSRGVDSQLFHPAKRLNALREQWGLGENDIAVIHVGRLAQEKNLGLLKRCFNTLKATYPQRNLKLIVVGDGPQRLLMESEMPEAIFCGAQRGEALASHYASGDVFLFPSLTETFGNVVLEALASGLGVVAYDQAAAAQHIRHGYNGVLAMPGDEEAFCDAAVWLLEERETLRCVRLNARQHASRQGWAAIIEQFEGQLRGACVGEQVVPNAPTVP
- a CDS encoding DUF1244 domain-containing protein, whose protein sequence is MNDQQRLELEAAAFRRLVAHLDSRKDVQNIDLMNLSGFCRNCLSKWYKAAADERQIEVSLDDAREVVYGMPYAEWKAQYQQEANAEQQAAFAKGKPNE
- the folE gene encoding GTP cyclohydrolase I FolE, which gives rise to MTQSLHQNALSQSYREILIGLGENPDREGLRDTPVRAAKAMQYLCHGYEQSVEEIVNGALFASDNDEMVIVDNIELYSLCEHHMLPFIGKAHVAYIPTGKVLGLSKIARLVDMFARRLQIQENLTRQIAEAVQQVTGAAGVAVVIEARHMCMMMRGVEKQNSTMNTSVMLGAFRESSNTRQEFLQLIGRSK
- the cysZ gene encoding sulfate transporter CysZ; the protein is MPAPVLSGPQYLREGLKLVLSPSLRLFVLLPLAINLVLFVGLIYLAGHQFSLWVDTLMPSLPEWLSFLSYILWPLFVVLVIFMVFFTFTMLANIIAAPFNGFLAEKVEVVVRGTDDFPAFSWGELVAMIPRTLAREMRKLGYFLPRAIGLFILSFIPVVNIIAAPLWLLFGVWMMAIQYIDYPADNHKLGWNEMLAWLRQKRWQSMGFGGSVYLVLLIPVVNILMMPAAVAGATLFWVRERGAENLVVQR